The Pristis pectinata isolate sPriPec2 chromosome 20, sPriPec2.1.pri, whole genome shotgun sequence genomic sequence CATTCGGAACGAGAGCATTAGtgtggaaacatttcaatatcCCTCTGTCTCTGCTCTGTATGCATTTCCTTTTGTGATTATTGCTCCGTTCAAATCACATTACATCTGCACGCACACACAAACTAACCCCTTtgaatcaaaataaaacaaaacttcatTTCTAATTCCCCCAATATGTTCCCCTTTTTAACTTGACGGCGCGTCTAATTTCAGCTGTTTGGACGACGCAGTAAACTTTATCAAATAAAGTGTTAGGACAAAATATCCCAGAACGTATGAGCAGCTCCCTCAGAATTGACGCGGAGGCACAGCCCAAGCttttagatggaatttaataaacaaaacaaaaaatagttTGTTTGAGATGGAGGCGGGGCGCGTCTCTGTGGAATATCAATGTTGGATAATGCTTTGTCAGTAGACATGTTAAGTTCTTAAAAAAATGCGAGCACACCTTGAGGTGCTGATTAACTGGATTAACCAAGCGACACCCATCCAACATATGGCTCCCCTTTGATGGGCTTGTCTTTGTGACCAGGCTCCTTGTCAATCAACACTCTCTTATTAATAAACCACGGTTCTTTTGAAAGGGTCTTCGCTCGTCCCACTGAGTAGCGGATCTGTGCCTGCGCGGGGAAAAGGTAGTGTATTAAACCAGGCACCCTGTGTTCAATTAAATAACGGGTCGGGTAATGGAAAAGTACGGCTTTGTTCTGAGGCTCTTTAAGCTTGTTCAATAGAAAGAGCGAGTCTATGTGCAGGATAATACCGCTGCTACTGCTGTGCGCTGGATGTAAGAATGCATTAGTGACAGTCAGATGAACGGCAAGTGCTGTAACACGTTATATATAGACGGGCATGTGTTTTAGCGAGAGGGACATTTGAAATATTCCCTCACTGGGGGAGGGGTGCTGATTGcacttttttaatatatatagcTCTCAATTGCGGGGGTGCATTTGCATTTCTAACGATGGTGGAGTTGTACTGAAATGCTTTGTTTACTGGTCCGGGGAGCAGTTTTTACCCGGCAACTTTGAACCACGTTTCAAAGCAATTCTTTATTGAAACGAGTCGGTGATACTCGTCCTGTTGGGAGGTCGGTGGCAGCAGTCAAAACACAAAACGCGACCCCCTTCTCCGAAAATCAGATCCTTAGAAGTGCAATCTCTCGTGACACTTTCCCTCTCAtgattttttatttcatttcctatTGCTTTTGGGAAATCGCGACTGGTTGCGAGACAGTTGTGTTGTGCATTGCGCGTACTGAACGCAGTCTAAAGGCACGGGCATGGTTAGAGTCTTGTTAATCCCTGCGTGCGTTTAGGCAAATAGAAAATGACTACTTGTCCTTCCTGTAAATGCGTGAGAAGGGGAAGTGAGCGGAAAGTTGAAGCGTTAAATCAGTGGCTGCCTGGTGCGGTTCATGAATCAATGGGGAATGATATTGAGTTGCTTTCAGTGTCTCTGACGGTATAAAGGTGCGGTGCTAACGGTGTGCATGTGCTTTGACAGCAATCTATGAAGGAGGCTGGAGATGGACTCCAGGATCAGATGAACTGTATGATGGGCGCCCTCCAGGAGTTGAAACTCCTCCAAGTGCAGACAGCTTTGGAACAGCTGGAGATTTCAGGACTGCGAAGCCAACCTCCATCCATCATTCCCCGCCAGCCACGGCCGAGAAATGGGAAAGAGGAATCCAAGATCAGGCAGTGCTGGCAGGGCACCAGGCTGGAGGGGAAATCCGGCAACCCCGGTGCCAGTGGTGCCCCCCCTGCGTCAAGTAATGTGTCCTTACCTGGGCTGGCTGGCAAACCTGTGAGCGGCTGGTCAGGGGTTAATCTGAAGGAGGCTCCCTCTCAAGAGGTGCAGACATCAGCGACATCATCCGTGGCTTTTGGCCGTCTCAAGGATGGACCGGCATCGCCCAGTGTGGACCTTGGCCAACGAGAGGTTGCACCAACAGAGGTCCACCGGCTTTCTGTGGCCAGCAAGCCAGTTGGGACGTCCCAAGCCAGCGAGGGCTCCAATGACTGGACCTCCTCTCTGCTCTCCCAGAGCAGGAACAGGCAGCCCCTCATTCTGGGGGACAACATCTTCGCAGACTTGGTGGGCAACTGGTTGGACTTGCCGGAGCTGGAGAAGATGTCGCAGGCTGCCccggtggaggggaggggtcgaCGTGACCACGTCCCTGTTCTCAGCAAGTCTCAAGAATTCCAGAAGAAGTTAACCCTCACTGCCAATATCTTCAAGAAGTTGTTGAGGAGCGTGCGGCCAGACAAGGGCAAACGAGCCCAGGCACCAGCCGGTACCCCATCAGAAGCCCTCGCCAAGCGGTCAAGCAAGGCATCCAAGCAGAAGGTGACTTTTTACTTTGCACTGCGAGGCAATGGCACTCCAAGCAGTCGTCCCCTGGATGGGGCAGGGAGTGGGACCACTGCACCAGAGGAACACAATTACCGTTCCAACACTTGCACCAGGAAGCTGGCCCAGCCCCTGACGGGCAAACACGCTCAGTTTGACTACAACACAGTGGTCTGGGTCTGAATTCAATTCTTGGCAACAAAAATTAACAAATTTGCACTTAATTTCTTTGCCACATTTCACAGCTCCCTTCCCCCAACTGTTTACAGTATGTTTTTATCAAAGTGTTTTCTTTTGGTATGGTTGAGTGTCCAGATTGAATTGTATTAAGACTATTTAATGGGTTATTGGCAGATGAAGTGTGTTCAGACTTTATACTTGCCACATTTGTTGAAGTTTTGTACCTGCACTGTGACATCTCATCTAGTAACTCTGCTGTAAGGTTAGCAGAACTCACGTGGCCCATGTTCCACCACTTCAACCACTGGGGTATTTGGTACAAGATCCAGCTGTATGATGCGACGGGTCCTTTCTGTTCTTCCAAGTCAGATGACCATTTACTATTAACAGCAGACAGATCCACATGAGACCCCAGGGTTTGTGAGTGTCCCATGTTCTGATCCTGTCCCACAGATGGAACCATCCGATGGAGTGACCCTGAGCCCAGCAGCATTGGGACTGATTGGAGACCCTCCCTAATGTCCCATCCCAGGGCTGCTGAATCCAGAGCAGAGATGGGACCTGAAATCCCTATGGTCCCAATGATTTAATAACCCAGTAACACATGGAACCTTAGACTGCCACTCTTTGTTTGCAGCAAGGTTTTCCTCTTGCTTAACCTACCAGTTCCCAATTGACAGCTTAGGCCCACATCTGCATAGCAAAATGAGAGGACACATTCTCAATGTCACAGTGGTGGTATGACTATTTCATCCGATGAGTGTGAGTATTGTGTAGCTTGTGAATGAGTGAGACAAAGCATcagatttttgcttttacttAGAATTGATTTGACTGTTTATATTTGGATGTAGTGTAATGTGAGATGTTACATCAGATAATATCTGGGCCTGTACAGACCTTTGGTTGAGCGTGTTCTCCACAGAGACACAGAGCTAGAAGATCTAATAAATGTTGACTGTGCCCCCATGCTTAAACAAGGCTGGCTGATCTTTTAAGTGCTATCGTGAAACAGCTGTAGAGGGTAATATTATGCCTCACTGACCGATGTTCTTTTGTGGAGCTTTTTCACTCTTCTACTCATTGACCCACTCTGGGCTCCTATCCAGTATGTCCTAACTATAACAAAATCTTCTTCATGTTGGAAACCTTCCATGGCCTTGTCTATCTCTTTCCATGGAACTCCCTTCAATTTGCACTCCCCTAATTCTTGAACACATTTGGTTTTCCATCAGAACTCCACCATTGACACCCTTGATCCTagcttctggaattccctcctaaaCCACTCTACCTCTCCCTCTTTACTAACTTGGCAttttgttcagcacagacattgtgggccgaagggcctgttcctgtgctgtactgttctatgttctatgtacgaTGATCCTTAAAAATCTTAAGCCATTCTGTTGGTCACATGTCCTAATGACTTCTCTGATGTTTTAGGCTGGTGATGCTCTTGAGacattttgcaatgttaaagACATTAAGTAAATGCAAGGGTTTGTTACATTGGAAATCTGACAGCACTCAATAATCCTTTTGTTCTGCTGGTTATAACCCACACTGCACTGGAAATGACTGTTAGTAAAAATCCACTCATACTTCACTTAAAGCCTGTAAGTAATTCATAAATCCCATTGTGTAAGAGATGGGGCTGATTCTGAAGTTATTTCTAGGATTATTGGTCACATAGGAGTCAGTGTAGCAGGAGATTTTTGGTATGCACATAAGCCAAATCCAGGAATGGGGGAGAGACTGAA encodes the following:
- the inka2 gene encoding PAK4-inhibitor INKA2 isoform X2, producing MKEAGDGLQDQMNCMMGALQELKLLQVQTALEQLEISGLRSQPPSIIPRQPRPRNGKEESKIRQCWQGTRLEGKSGNPGASGAPPASSNVSLPGLAGKPVSGWSGVNLKEAPSQEVQTSATSSVAFGRLKDGPASPSVDLGQREVAPTEVHRLSVASKPVGTSQASEGSNDWTSSLLSQSRNRQPLILGDNIFADLVGNWLDLPELEKMSQAAPVEGRGRRDHVPVLSKSQEFQKKLTLTANIFKKLLRSVRPDKGKRAQAPAGTPSEALAKRSSKASKQKVTFYFALRGNGTPSSRPLDGAGSGTTAPEEHNYRSNTCTRKLAQPLTGKHAQFDYNTVVWV
- the inka2 gene encoding PAK4-inhibitor INKA2 isoform X1; the protein is MDNSLRRLKQELQSMKEAGDGLQDQMNCMMGALQELKLLQVQTALEQLEISGLRSQPPSIIPRQPRPRNGKEESKIRQCWQGTRLEGKSGNPGASGAPPASSNVSLPGLAGKPVSGWSGVNLKEAPSQEVQTSATSSVAFGRLKDGPASPSVDLGQREVAPTEVHRLSVASKPVGTSQASEGSNDWTSSLLSQSRNRQPLILGDNIFADLVGNWLDLPELEKMSQAAPVEGRGRRDHVPVLSKSQEFQKKLTLTANIFKKLLRSVRPDKGKRAQAPAGTPSEALAKRSSKASKQKVTFYFALRGNGTPSSRPLDGAGSGTTAPEEHNYRSNTCTRKLAQPLTGKHAQFDYNTVVWV